Proteins encoded by one window of Acidimicrobiales bacterium:
- a CDS encoding site-specific integrase, producing the protein MPGSRPGRPTIKVQFRGLQRRRAVIGRVAIPESSLDGSVPPGVPDGQGNQARRREGPHPGSAQIDQGGATRGGNDLEARLVHIHRSVLHLAGNQVLIKDTKTHSERTVAIDVETAARLEARRTEVEAALAGGPTLVELPYIFSHDGGERPWRPDYVTAAWRRLCNAAGVTGVRVHDLRHMHASYLLDAGVPLHTVSRRLGHERASTTSDIYGHAVDARDQGAADLFGALLNTKPDDEGQAES; encoded by the coding sequence GTGCCGGGTTCGAGACCCGGGCGGCCCACCATAAAAGTCCAGTTCAGAGGGTTGCAGCGCAGAAGAGCCGTCATCGGAAGGGTTGCCATCCCTGAGTCATCCCTTGATGGCTCGGTACCACCAGGTGTCCCGGACGGTCAGGGGAACCAAGCGCGACGCCGAGAAGGTCCTCACCCAGGTTCAGCACAGATCGATCAGGGCGGAGCGACTCGAGGCGGCAACGACCTGGAGGCCCGGCTCGTCCACATCCACCGGTCGGTGCTCCATCTCGCCGGCAACCAGGTCCTGATCAAGGACACCAAGACCCACAGCGAGCGGACCGTCGCCATCGACGTCGAGACCGCCGCCCGTCTCGAAGCTCGGCGAACGGAGGTCGAGGCTGCGCTGGCAGGTGGTCCGACCCTCGTCGAGCTGCCCTACATCTTCTCCCACGACGGGGGAGAGCGGCCCTGGCGACCGGACTACGTGACCGCCGCCTGGCGCCGGCTCTGCAACGCAGCCGGGGTCACCGGCGTGCGAGTCCACGACCTCCGACACATGCACGCCTCCTACCTCCTCGACGCTGGTGTGCCCCTCCACACCGTGTCCCGCCGCCTCGGCCACGAGCGGGCCTCGACCACCTCCGACATCTACGGCCACGCCGTCGACGCGAGAGACCAAGGAGCGGCCGACCTCTTCGGCGCCTTGCTCAACACGAAGCCCGACGACGAAGGGCAGGCCGAGTCGTAG
- a CDS encoding undecaprenyl-diphosphate phosphatase → MLESVPEIIQAIVLGIVQGATEFIPVSSSGHLVLVPFVLGWEKPSLAFDVALHAGTAGAIVVYFRRDLLAMAGAIVRPDGSPESATYRRLVVYLALATVPAGLIGVAFRSTFEGAFATPRLASALLLVTAAMLVGGERLRARRIARTPASAPVPASRPAMTTSVGADPEDPAGTTLDRVDLRQAMAIGLGQALALLPGISRSGSTITTGLAMGLTRAAATRFSFLLALPVLVGAAVVSVPDLAEPGRFSGADIVAGVLAAFVSGYLAVAFLVRLVARAGLTGFALYLVAASGATMALTFVR, encoded by the coding sequence GTGCTCGAGTCGGTACCGGAGATCATCCAGGCGATCGTCCTCGGCATCGTCCAGGGCGCCACCGAGTTCATCCCGGTGTCGAGCTCGGGGCACCTGGTGCTGGTGCCGTTCGTGCTCGGCTGGGAGAAGCCCAGCCTGGCGTTCGACGTCGCCCTCCACGCCGGCACCGCCGGCGCCATCGTCGTGTACTTCCGGCGCGACCTGCTGGCCATGGCCGGTGCAATCGTTCGCCCGGACGGTTCGCCCGAGTCCGCCACCTACCGGCGTCTCGTGGTCTACCTGGCGCTGGCGACCGTCCCCGCTGGCCTCATCGGTGTGGCCTTCCGGAGCACCTTCGAGGGAGCCTTCGCCACCCCACGGCTCGCCTCCGCACTCCTGCTCGTGACCGCGGCGATGCTGGTCGGCGGCGAACGGCTGCGAGCCCGACGCATCGCCCGCACCCCCGCCTCCGCCCCGGTGCCGGCCTCCCGACCGGCGATGACCACCAGCGTGGGGGCCGACCCCGAAGACCCGGCGGGCACCACCCTCGACCGGGTCGACCTGCGCCAGGCCATGGCGATCGGCCTCGGGCAGGCGCTGGCCCTGCTGCCGGGCATCTCCCGGTCGGGCAGCACGATCACCACCGGGCTGGCGATGGGTCTGACCAGGGCGGCGGCCACCCGGTTCTCGTTCCTCCTCGCCCTACCGGTCCTGGTGGGCGCGGCGGTGGTGAGCGTCCCTGATCTGGCCGAGCCGGGCCGGTTCTCCGGTGCCGACATCGTCGCCGGGGTGCTCGCCGCGTTCGTGTCGGGCTACCTCGCCGTGGCGTTCTTGGTGCGGCTCGTGGCGCGAGCGGGGCTCACGGGCTTCGCCCTCTACCTGGTGGCCGCCAGCGGCGCCACCATGGCGCTGACCTTCGTCAGGTGA